From Pararhodobacter zhoushanensis, the proteins below share one genomic window:
- a CDS encoding ABC transporter permease translates to MTLTTWLTDDAPASRLQANLGRAYDVTRRLLRNPLAALGVAILTVLIVCAAFAPWIAPYSPIGQDLGARLMPPSATNWMGTDELGRDIFSRVVHGARLTLLIVGMVAVISAPLGLILGAVSGYFGGWTDRVLMGITDVFLSMPKLILALAFVAALGPGIENAIIAIAITAWPPYARLARAETLTFRSSEFVQAVRLAGASHMRIIGLHILPLCTSSTIIRVTLDMAGIILTAAGLGFLGLGAQPPLPEWGAMISRGRSFILDQWWVATMPGFAIILVSLGFCFLGDGLRDVLDPKSGDKS, encoded by the coding sequence ATGACCCTGACAACCTGGTTGACGGATGACGCCCCGGCCTCGCGCCTGCAGGCCAATCTGGGCCGCGCCTATGACGTGACCCGGCGCTTGCTGCGCAATCCGCTGGCGGCGCTGGGCGTGGCGATCCTGACCGTGCTGATCGTCTGCGCCGCCTTCGCGCCGTGGATCGCGCCCTATTCGCCCATCGGGCAGGATCTGGGCGCGCGGCTGATGCCGCCCTCGGCGACCAACTGGATGGGCACGGACGAGCTGGGCCGCGATATCTTTTCGCGCGTCGTGCATGGCGCGCGCCTGACGCTGCTGATCGTTGGCATGGTTGCGGTGATCTCGGCCCCCTTGGGCCTGATCCTTGGCGCGGTGTCGGGCTATTTCGGCGGCTGGACGGACCGGGTGCTGATGGGGATCACCGACGTGTTCCTGTCGATGCCCAAGCTCATTCTTGCGCTGGCCTTTGTGGCCGCCTTGGGGCCAGGGATCGAAAACGCCATCATCGCCATCGCGATCACCGCCTGGCCGCCCTATGCGCGTCTGGCGCGGGCCGAGACGCTGACCTTCCGCAGCTCTGAATTCGTGCAGGCCGTGCGGCTGGCCGGGGCAAGCCATATGCGCATCATCGGGCTGCACATCCTGCCGCTGTGTACTTCGTCCACCATCATCCGCGTGACGCTGGACATGGCCGGGATCATCCTGACCGCTGCGGGCCTTGGCTTTCTGGGCCTTGGTGCGCAACCGCCGCTGCCGGAATGGGGCGCGATGATCTCGCGCGGGCGCAGTTTCATTCTGGATCAATGGTGGGTCGCCACCATGCCGGGCTTTGCCATCATTCTGGTGTCACTGGGCTTTTGCTTCCTTGGCGATGGTCTGCGCGACGTGCTGGACCCCAAGAGCGGGGACAAATCATGA
- a CDS encoding GAF domain-containing protein produces MTPTATFTAALEQAATRTEAFEALGRLVADTLGIKLVTVMTMDFTAGVARRAYTSHPVEYPVSGDKPIRRDAWFDQVHGRGQPFVANTIEDIANVFPDADTIASLGCASVVNIPVRVQGQIIGTLNMLDVAGYFDPATVARCEELLRLPATACFLLPA; encoded by the coding sequence ATGACCCCCACCGCCACCTTCACCGCCGCTCTCGAGCAGGCCGCCACCCGGACCGAAGCCTTCGAGGCGCTGGGTCGTCTGGTTGCCGACACGCTGGGCATCAAGCTGGTCACCGTGATGACCATGGACTTCACCGCCGGTGTCGCACGGCGCGCCTATACCAGCCATCCGGTTGAATACCCGGTGTCGGGTGACAAGCCGATCCGCCGCGATGCGTGGTTCGATCAGGTGCATGGCCGTGGCCAGCCCTTCGTCGCCAACACCATCGAGGACATCGCGAACGTGTTCCCCGACGCCGACACGATTGCCTCGCTTGGCTGTGCTTCGGTGGTGAATATTCCGGTGCGGGTGCAGGGGCAGATCATCGGCACGCTGAACATGCTGGACGTTGCTGGCTATTTCGACCCCGCCACTGTCGCGCGCTGCGAAGAACTGCTGCGCCTGCCGGCGACGGCGTGCTTCCTGCTGCCTGCCTGA
- a CDS encoding helix-turn-helix domain-containing protein, with amino-acid sequence MARPKPKTDPNLGAHIRRRRKQLGLTLQALCDEAGLSPGFLSQVERGLATPSLGTLAQIAQGLDVGLEHFIGATRPADQLTRAGERPQFSIDTSSLGYESLGASFPGAGLSSYILHVPPGFESEITSHEGEEIIFILEGAVTQMLGGETFTLRTGDSLHYSGATPIPGPIRPMHLHASCGPARCRSCRAGGRLACRK; translated from the coding sequence ATGGCCCGACCCAAACCCAAGACCGACCCGAACCTCGGCGCGCATATACGGCGGCGGCGCAAGCAGTTGGGCCTGACCCTGCAGGCGCTCTGCGACGAGGCCGGTTTGTCGCCCGGTTTCCTCAGTCAGGTCGAGCGTGGGCTGGCCACGCCTTCGCTGGGCACGCTGGCGCAGATCGCGCAGGGGCTGGATGTGGGGCTGGAGCATTTCATCGGCGCGACCCGCCCTGCCGATCAGCTGACCCGCGCCGGTGAGCGGCCGCAATTCTCGATCGACACCTCGTCGCTGGGGTATGAATCGCTGGGCGCCAGTTTTCCGGGCGCCGGGCTGTCGTCTTATATCCTGCATGTCCCGCCGGGCTTTGAATCCGAAATCACCTCGCATGAGGGCGAAGAGATCATCTTCATCCTCGAAGGTGCGGTCACCCAGATGCTGGGTGGCGAAACCTTTACACTCAGGACGGGGGACAGCCTGCATTACAGCGGCGCGACCCCCATTCCTGGGCCAATACGACCGATGCACCTGCACGCATCCTGTGGACCGGCACGCTGTCGGTCTTGCAGAGCGGGCGGGCGTCTCGCCTGCCGGAAATGA
- a CDS encoding acyl-CoA carboxylase subunit beta has translation MKDILQELETRRQTARMGGGQRRIDAQHAKGKLTARERIELLLDEDSFEEFDMFVAHRCTDFDMQQDRPAGDGVVTGWGTVNGRMVYVFSQDFTVFGGSLSETHAQKICKIMDMAIQNGAPVIGLNDSGGARIQEGVASLAGYADVFQRNIMASGVVPQISVIMGPCAGGAVYSPAMTDFIFMVRDSSYMFVTGPDVVKTVTNEIVTAEELGGASTHTRKSSVADGAFENDVEALAEVRRLIDFLPLNNREKPPVRPFFDEPGRIEDSLDTLIPDNPNTPYDMKELILKVADEGDFYEIQADFAKNIITGFIRIEGQSVGVVANQPMVLAGCLDIDSSRKAARFVRFCDAFEIPILTLVDVPGFLPGTGQEYGGVIKHGAKLLFAYGEATVPKVTVITRKAYGGAYDVMASKHLRGDFNYAWPTAEIAVMGAKGAVEILYRSELADKDKIAARTKDYEDRFANPFVAAEKGFIDEVIQPRSTRRRVARAFASLRNKKLTNPWKKHDNIPL, from the coding sequence ATGAAGGACATTCTGCAAGAGCTTGAGACCCGTCGCCAGACCGCCCGTATGGGCGGTGGTCAGCGGCGCATCGACGCGCAGCATGCCAAGGGCAAGCTTACCGCGCGCGAGCGGATCGAGCTGCTGCTCGACGAGGACTCGTTCGAAGAGTTCGACATGTTCGTCGCCCATCGCTGCACCGATTTCGACATGCAACAGGACCGGCCCGCCGGGGATGGCGTGGTGACGGGCTGGGGCACGGTCAATGGCCGCATGGTCTATGTCTTCAGTCAGGATTTCACCGTCTTTGGCGGTTCTCTGTCGGAAACCCACGCGCAAAAGATCTGCAAGATCATGGATATGGCGATCCAGAACGGCGCGCCGGTGATTGGTCTGAACGATTCAGGCGGTGCGCGTATCCAGGAAGGTGTGGCGTCGCTTGCCGGCTATGCCGACGTGTTCCAGCGCAACATCATGGCTTCGGGCGTGGTGCCGCAGATCAGCGTGATCATGGGCCCCTGCGCCGGTGGCGCGGTCTACAGCCCGGCGATGACCGACTTCATCTTCATGGTGCGCGACAGTTCGTACATGTTCGTGACCGGCCCCGATGTGGTCAAGACGGTGACGAATGAGATCGTCACGGCGGAAGAGCTGGGCGGGGCCTCGACCCACACCCGGAAGTCGTCGGTCGCCGATGGGGCGTTCGAGAATGACGTCGAGGCGCTGGCCGAAGTGCGCCGCCTGATCGACTTCCTGCCGCTCAACAACCGCGAAAAGCCGCCCGTGCGCCCGTTCTTTGACGAGCCGGGCCGGATTGAAGACAGTCTCGACACGCTGATCCCCGACAATCCCAACACGCCCTATGACATGAAGGAGCTGATCCTCAAGGTCGCGGACGAGGGGGATTTCTACGAGATTCAGGCCGATTTCGCCAAGAACATCATCACCGGCTTCATCCGCATCGAGGGTCAGAGCGTCGGCGTGGTGGCCAACCAGCCGATGGTGCTGGCCGGGTGTCTGGACATCGACTCCAGCCGCAAGGCCGCGCGCTTCGTGCGTTTCTGCGACGCGTTCGAGATCCCGATCCTGACGCTGGTCGACGTGCCCGGCTTCCTGCCCGGCACGGGTCAGGAATACGGCGGTGTCATCAAGCACGGCGCGAAACTGCTCTTTGCTTATGGTGAAGCGACGGTGCCGAAAGTGACGGTGATCACCCGCAAAGCCTATGGCGGGGCCTATGACGTGATGGCGTCCAAGCATCTGCGCGGCGATTTCAACTATGCCTGGCCCACCGCCGAGATCGCGGTGATGGGTGCCAAGGGCGCGGTCGAGATCCTCTACCGCAGCGAATTGGCGGACAAAGACAAGATCGCGGCGCGTACCAAGGATTATGAGGATCGCTTCGCGAACCCCTTTGTTGCGGCGGAAAAAGGCTTTATCGACGAGGTGATCCAGCCCCGTTCGACCCGCCGCCGCGTTGCCCGCGCCTTTGCCAGCCTGCGCAATAAAAAGCTGACAAATCCGTGGAAAAAGCACGACAACATCCCGCTTTGA
- a CDS encoding ABC transporter ATP-binding protein, with product MTAIHLQDLDIYYGESRAVQGVNLDVASGESFALVGESGSGKSTILKAIMGLAPDWTGTIEVDGAARSHGTDRAFSAHCQMVFQDPYSSLHPRKTIDAALAEPLLIHGKPNRDKRVVELLAEVGLDARFRFRFPHQLSGGQRQRVAIARALALEPKLLLLDEPTSALDVSIQAEILNLLKRLRRERGLTYLMVTHNLPVVSFMCDRLAVMRHGKIVETADVATLRSGQFDSAYARDLYRLSEPDQTEQTP from the coding sequence ATGACCGCGATCCACCTTCAAGACCTCGACATCTACTATGGCGAAAGCCGCGCCGTGCAGGGGGTCAACCTCGACGTCGCCTCTGGCGAGAGCTTTGCGCTGGTCGGCGAAAGCGGCTCGGGCAAGTCCACGATCCTCAAGGCGATCATGGGGCTGGCTCCGGACTGGACCGGCACCATTGAAGTGGACGGCGCAGCGCGCAGCCACGGCACCGACCGCGCGTTTTCGGCGCATTGCCAGATGGTGTTTCAAGATCCCTACAGCTCGCTCCACCCGCGCAAGACCATCGACGCGGCGCTGGCCGAGCCGCTCTTGATCCATGGCAAGCCCAACCGCGACAAGCGTGTGGTCGAGCTGCTGGCCGAAGTAGGCCTCGACGCGCGCTTCCGCTTCCGCTTTCCGCACCAACTGTCCGGCGGTCAGCGTCAGCGCGTCGCCATCGCGCGCGCTCTGGCGCTGGAGCCCAAGCTCTTGCTGCTGGACGAACCCACCAGCGCGCTGGATGTGTCCATTCAGGCCGAGATCCTGAACCTTCTCAAACGGCTGCGGCGAGAGCGGGGGCTGACCTATCTGATGGTCACGCACAACCTGCCCGTCGTGTCTTTCATGTGCGACCGGCTGGCGGTGATGCGCCACGGCAAGATTGTCGAGACCGCCGATGTCGCCACCCTGCGCTCGGGCCAGTTCGACAGTGCCTATGCGCGCGACCTCTATCGCCTGAGCGAACCTGACCAAACGGAGCAGACCCCATGA
- a CDS encoding DUF4174 domain-containing protein, giving the protein MKFALYALLLSLTAAPVFAQEVLITPAPSDLALDTEAPVAELRILDAAGIDPASFLWEARIVAVMADTPNDPAFQRQMRDIRDRAEELALRDVVVLFDSDRASGSPLRLRLRPHGFMLAIIEKDGEIKQRRPAPRSVREIASAIDHFPLRRDEMLERRPAGR; this is encoded by the coding sequence ATGAAATTTGCCTTGTACGCGCTGTTGTTGAGCCTCACTGCCGCACCCGTCTTTGCGCAAGAGGTGCTGATCACCCCCGCGCCGTCAGACCTTGCGCTCGACACCGAAGCGCCGGTGGCAGAGCTGCGCATTCTCGACGCCGCCGGGATCGACCCCGCCAGTTTCCTGTGGGAAGCGCGCATCGTGGCCGTGATGGCCGATACGCCCAACGATCCCGCGTTCCAGCGCCAGATGCGCGACATCCGCGACCGGGCCGAAGAGCTGGCGCTGCGCGACGTGGTGGTGCTGTTCGACAGCGACCGCGCGTCGGGCAGCCCGTTGCGGCTGCGGCTGCGACCGCACGGGTTCATGCTGGCGATCATCGAGAAAGACGGCGAGATCAAGCAACGCCGCCCCGCCCCGCGCAGCGTGCGCGAGATTGCCTCGGCCATCGACCACTTCCCGCTTCGGCGCGACGAGATGCTCGAACGCCGGCCGGCAGGGCGATAA
- a CDS encoding ABC transporter permease translates to MKPQRRGPSAWSRHLRSVLGFAVILALTFLGLLAITFFIGRIIPIDPVLAVAGDRATNAQYEAARIAMGLDQPLPLQFIAYVGDVFSGDLGRSVSTNREVATDLIRVFPATLEMATIGIIIGVLLGVPLGVLAAIKRGKITDQLIRVFALLGYSVPAFWLGLVGLALFYAGLGWVAGPGRVDIYFEGLVDPVTGLLLVDSLLAGEPEVFFSALSHIILPATILGFFSLAYIARMTRSFMLDQLGQEYVTTARVKGVSEWRVIWVHAFGTIRVPLITVIGLSYAALLEGSVMIETVFSWPGIGNYLTTALFNADMNAVLGATLVIGAVFIVINKLSDVLYRVLDPRSRS, encoded by the coding sequence ATGAAACCTCAACGCAGAGGCCCGTCCGCATGGTCCCGCCACCTTCGATCCGTGCTTGGATTCGCGGTGATTCTGGCACTCACCTTTCTGGGCTTGCTGGCCATCACGTTCTTCATTGGCCGCATCATTCCGATTGACCCGGTGCTTGCCGTCGCCGGCGACCGCGCCACCAACGCCCAGTACGAGGCCGCGCGCATCGCCATGGGGCTGGACCAGCCGCTGCCGCTGCAGTTCATCGCCTATGTCGGCGACGTGTTCAGCGGCGATCTGGGGCGCTCGGTCTCGACCAACCGCGAGGTTGCAACCGACCTGATCCGCGTGTTCCCGGCCACGCTGGAGATGGCGACCATCGGCATCATCATCGGCGTGCTGCTGGGGGTGCCGCTGGGTGTGCTGGCCGCGATCAAGCGCGGAAAGATCACCGATCAGCTGATCCGGGTGTTTGCGCTGCTGGGCTATTCGGTGCCCGCCTTCTGGCTGGGGCTTGTCGGTCTGGCGCTGTTCTATGCGGGCCTGGGCTGGGTTGCCGGACCGGGACGTGTGGACATCTATTTCGAGGGGCTGGTCGATCCGGTCACGGGCCTGTTGCTGGTCGACAGCCTGCTGGCCGGTGAGCCTGAGGTCTTTTTCAGCGCCCTGTCGCACATCATCCTTCCCGCCACGATCCTGGGCTTCTTCTCGCTGGCCTATATCGCGCGGATGACGCGCAGCTTCATGCTGGACCAGTTGGGGCAGGAATACGTCACCACCGCCCGGGTCAAGGGTGTGTCGGAATGGCGGGTGATCTGGGTGCATGCGTTTGGCACCATCCGCGTGCCGCTGATCACCGTGATCGGCCTCAGCTATGCCGCCCTGCTCGAAGGCTCGGTGATGATCGAGACCGTGTTCAGCTGGCCCGGCATCGGCAACTACCTGACCACGGCGCTGTTCAACGCGGACATGAACGCCGTGCTGGGCGCCACGCTGGTCATCGGGGCGGTGTTCATCGTCATCAACAAACTGTCGGACGTGCTCTACCGCGTCCTTGATCCGCGGAGCCGCTCATGA
- a CDS encoding ABC transporter ATP-binding protein: MMSAPLLEVENLTVTFPTPSGPVNVVDGVSLTLGTERLGIVGESGSGKSMTGRAILGLIRPPGRVTADKLAFEGTELQSLSARQMRKIRGARISMVMQDPKFSLNPVMTVGRQIAEALRTHESLPRRDVKARVAEMLHSVRITDPERVMGLYPHEVSGGMGQRIMIAMMLIPRPRILIADEPTSALDVSVQGQVLDLIDDLVRDNGMGLLLVSHDLHLVGRYCDRVMVMNAGRVVETLDAKNLHAAQHPYTKGLLAAVPRMNETREVLPTLDRSQWAAT; the protein is encoded by the coding sequence ATCATGAGCGCGCCACTGCTTGAGGTCGAAAACCTCACCGTCACCTTTCCCACCCCCAGCGGGCCGGTCAACGTGGTCGATGGCGTCAGCCTGACGCTGGGAACCGAGCGGCTGGGCATCGTGGGCGAAAGCGGTTCGGGAAAGTCGATGACGGGCCGCGCCATCCTTGGCCTGATCCGCCCGCCGGGGCGTGTGACGGCGGACAAACTGGCGTTCGAGGGCACCGAGCTGCAAAGCCTGAGCGCCCGCCAGATGCGCAAGATCCGCGGTGCGCGGATTTCGATGGTGATGCAGGACCCGAAATTCTCGCTCAACCCGGTGATGACCGTGGGTCGCCAGATCGCCGAGGCCCTGCGCACGCACGAAAGCCTGCCGCGCCGCGATGTGAAGGCGCGGGTGGCCGAGATGCTGCACTCGGTGCGCATCACCGACCCTGAGCGCGTCATGGGCCTGTATCCGCACGAAGTCTCGGGCGGCATGGGCCAGCGCATCATGATCGCCATGATGCTGATCCCCCGCCCGCGCATCCTGATCGCGGACGAACCGACCAGCGCGCTGGACGTGTCCGTGCAGGGGCAGGTGCTGGACCTGATCGACGATCTGGTGCGCGATAATGGCATGGGCCTGCTGCTGGTCAGCCACGATCTGCATCTGGTCGGACGCTACTGCGACCGGGTGATGGTGATGAACGCCGGGCGCGTGGTGGAAACGCTGGACGCCAAGAACCTGCACGCCGCCCAGCACCCCTATACCAAGGGCCTGCTCGCCGCCGTCCCCCGGATGAACGAAACGCGCGAGGTTCTGCCGACCCTCGACCGCAGCCAATGGGCCGCCACATGA